In the genome of Bradyrhizobium arachidis, one region contains:
- a CDS encoding YkgB family protein, translating to MQGFNVAESGGGSYRPLAILRWVMVIIFISFGMQKFTLQSAQGIAQFITNSPFISWLSVFGLRGEAYFLGVAEFVIAALLVAGSFSPILSAVGSFMGVVTFAITWSFFFTTPGVVTWSLSTDPMAWNLAGEFLFKDIVLLCVCVVLFLASLPQSIVRSRTG from the coding sequence ATGCAAGGGTTCAATGTCGCCGAGAGCGGTGGCGGTTCTTATCGTCCGCTCGCCATCCTTCGCTGGGTCATGGTGATCATCTTTATCTCGTTTGGAATGCAGAAATTCACGCTGCAATCCGCACAGGGCATCGCCCAGTTCATCACCAACAGCCCGTTCATCTCGTGGCTGTCGGTGTTCGGCCTGAGGGGCGAGGCCTATTTCCTCGGTGTCGCCGAATTCGTGATCGCGGCGCTGCTCGTGGCCGGCAGCTTCAGTCCGATCTTGTCTGCGGTCGGTTCATTCATGGGCGTCGTGACCTTCGCGATCACGTGGTCATTCTTCTTCACGACGCCGGGCGTCGTGACATGGAGCCTCTCGACCGATCCGATGGCCTGGAATCTGGCCGGAGAGTTCCTGTTCAAGGACATCGTGCTCTTGTGCGTCTGCGTCGTGCTGTTTCTGGCGTCGCTGCCGCAATCAATCGTTCGGTCGCGCACCGGCTGA
- a CDS encoding cupin domain-containing protein, translated as MDERSDGGTRAQQAGFAGVTRKVLERLPLPGTQQELMVVEVTYPPGGVAPLHRHPVAGAIYIVEGVAESAYGSDEPRQYRAGETLQDRADLPHTLFRNCDPDRPLRFLTIYVLEPGRSYTMEP; from the coding sequence ATGGATGAACGATCAGACGGTGGAACACGCGCACAACAAGCAGGCTTTGCCGGCGTCACACGCAAGGTTCTCGAGCGTCTTCCCTTGCCCGGCACGCAGCAGGAGCTGATGGTCGTCGAGGTCACCTATCCGCCGGGCGGTGTTGCGCCTCTGCACCGGCATCCCGTCGCGGGCGCGATCTATATCGTCGAAGGCGTTGCCGAGTCTGCTTACGGCAGCGACGAGCCGCGGCAATACCGGGCGGGCGAGACGTTGCAGGACCGAGCGGATCTTCCACACACATTGTTTCGCAATTGCGATCCGGACCGACCGCTCCGCTTCCTGACCATCTACGTGCTCGAACCCGGGCGTTCCTACACGATGGAGCCATGA